In a single window of the Tigriopus californicus strain San Diego chromosome 2, Tcal_SD_v2.1, whole genome shotgun sequence genome:
- the LOC131877184 gene encoding uncharacterized protein LOC131877184 isoform X1 encodes MAQRHPPPPFWGSIDPLFSRPRRPVPPPSSATSSQFIHLHDPDSDLDDAGPHEASASPVIRTQIHDTPTPPAFQVVRNLNFDPRPAPPLPPTQAILESSPDSSCSISQDLFDEGAGASDERMGSPRIETISSGGGVEKWVTPPRDEQPDLGPGRSYISRPPTTSSKKRRKKIGLAAKLDLVWRESQTDRLLKTHIQGVSAFSETPSDGDLCLYIDQVTDYRAFKNLTCHSSIQSDRVYQVAIQPADLPQVPWECLVSGTEIRIPFPFYTSSRLSKDDSIQVIFGIKRLEILDQAVVKSIPESTLFSWQCPCFVPHDPI; translated from the exons ATGGCCCAACGCCACCCGCCGCCCCCTTTCTGGGGTTCCATCGATCCTCTTTTCTCACGGCCCCGCCGACCCGTCCCACCTCCATCCTCGGCCACCAGTAGTCAGTTTATCCACCTTCATGACCCGGATTCTGATCTGGATGATGCGGGTCCTCATGAAGCGTCGGCTTCACCCGTGATTCGTACTCAAATCCACGACACGCCCACGCCTCCGGCCTTTCAAGTGGttcgaaatttgaattttgatccCCGGCCAGCCCCGCCCCTTCCGCCCACCCAAGCTATTCTTGAATCGAGTCCGGATTCGTCATGCTCCATTAGTCAGGACTTATTTGATGAGGGGGCGGGAGCCTCGGACGAAAGGATGGGCAGTCCTCGCATTGAAACCATCAGTTCGGGGGGCGGAGTCGAGAAATGGGTCACGCCCCCTAGAGACGAACAACCTGATCTCGGCCCGGGTCGGTCTTACATTTCGCGTC CACCCACGACGAGTTCGAAAAAACGGAGGAAGAAAATCGGCCTGGCCGCCAAGTTGGATCTCGTTTGGCGGGAAAGTCAAACGGATCGACTTCTCAAGACCCACATCCAAGGCGTATCCGCCTTTTCGGAAACACCATCCGATGGTGACCTGTGTCTGTACATCGATCAAGTCACGGATTATCGGGCTTTCAAGAACCTCACGTGTCATAGTTCCATTCAATCAGATCGTGTCTACCAAGTCGCCATCCAACCCGCCGATCTACCTCAAGTCCCTTGGGAATGCCTCGTATCGGGCACCGAAATTCGAATTCCTTTCCCTTTTTATACGTCTTCCCGTCTGTCCAAAGACGACTCGATTCAAGTGATATTCGGGATCAAACGACTTGAGATTCTTGATCAAGCCGTGGTCAAATCCATCCCGGAATCGACGCTATTTTCTTGGCAGTGTCCGTGCTTTGTTCCTCATGATCCAATATAG
- the LOC131877181 gene encoding transcription factor TFIIIB component B'' homolog — translation MKFRPKFRPNLSKEGSNRNRIRKISGSSDQPPHHGRIRTTSAASGGPSMTEPVPAVSQPVGVKRVPVVNRVLEEEPLSVAPTASMNEKITDWPPSTLASPPTSPGWERAPSPAPKRATEPKEPCLTSPLHDPQAQQLAHSHHHSHPASVFHRRRADHKRKFTQGVPERGQMTMFDLIYYNPQHGSRMSTSSSRRTSRASSCSDRTAGSEVGGVEGDGVVPDPSRVTTPDEPDEDLVAASATDEPQATPPAVEDLDEPDEDMPVPQVKVGPNGEIILDDESTLIETSAAKKAKEDLLKSPLVFENANQGTNYGSWGKKRKNVDWGDKETIRFYKALSIFGTDFSMMENIFKRRSRHELKMKFKKEERINRPLVDKCLREGMQFDTSIMASESEEDERVKKEKVLTARKRPQGDHAGQRKRRRVRKERSNRGYYSSSDDADESSDALNPTAHLPSPHLPASMATGSPTIVTRRGRLSTHSRRSNSTDASPMLKSLLSRTSGVDEQDLSAPSSAPSSAFPPGLLAANPSLASAVPGSLVVVGSPNDLLREEEEPDLAKEANGDY, via the coding sequence ATGAAGTTTCGCCCCAAATTTCGCCCCAATCTGTCCAAAGAAGGCTCGAATCGGAATCGAATCCGGAAAATCTCGGGTTCGTCCGACCAGCCACCCCATCATGGGCGGATCCGGACTACCTCAGCAGCTAGTGGAGGACCATCGATGACCGAACCCGTGCCCGCCGTGTCCCAGCCGGTCGGGGTCAAGCGGGTGCCCGTGGTGAACCGCGTACTCGAGGAGGAGCCACTCTCAGTGGCACCAACGGCCTCGATGAACGAGAAAATCACGGATTGGCCGCCGTCAACCTTGGCCTCTCCGCCTACGTCACCCGGTTGGGAGCGGGCCCCGTCACCCGCACCCAAACGGGCGACGGAGCCGAAGGAGCCGTGTTTGACCAGTCCTCTTCATGATCCACAAGCACAACAACTTgctcattctcatcatcattctcatccGGCTTCGGTCTTTCATCGCCGCCGAGCCGATCATAAGCGGAAATTCACGCAGGGCGTGCCCGAACGCGGCCAAATGACCATGTTCGATTTGATCTATTACAACCCGCAGCACGGCTCGCGCATGTCCACGTCCAGTTCCCGGCGTACGTCCCGCGCCTCTTCGTGTAGTGATCGCACGGCGGGCTCGGAAGTGGGCGGGGTCGAGGGTGACGGGGTGGTACCTGATCCGAGTCGGGTGACCACGCCCGACGAGCCCGATGAAGATCTGGTGGCCGCGAGTGCGACGGACGAGCCACAAGCCACACCGCCGGCCGTAGAGGACCTGGACGAGCCCGATGAAGACATGCCCGTGCCCCAAGTCAAGGTCGGACCCAACGGGGAGATCATTCTGGACGATGAGAGCACGCTCATCGAGACCTCGGCcgccaaaaaggccaaagaggaCTTGCTCAAGTCCCCTTTGGTATTTGAGAACGCCAATCAAGGCACCAATTACGGCAGTTGGGGCAAGAAGCGCAAGAACGTGGATTGGGGCGACAAGGAAACCATCCGGTTCTACAAGGCCCTCAGCATCTTCGGCACGGACTTCTCCATGATGGAGAACATTTTCAAACGGCGCTCGCGACACGAGCTTAAGATGAAGTTCAAGAAAGAGGAGCGCATCAATCGACCTTTGGTGGACAAGTGTCTGCGCGAGGGCATGCAATTTGATACGTCCATCATGGCCAGTGAGTCAGAGGAAGATGAGCGGGTCAAGAAGGAAAAGGTCCTGACCGCCCGCAAGCGGCCTCAGGGCGACCATGCGGGCCAGCGGAAGCGTCGCCGAGTGCGCAAGGAGCGGTCCAATCGCGGTTACTACTCGTCTTCTGACGATGCCGACGAATCCTCGGACGCGCTCAACCCCACTGCACACTTGCCCTCGCCGCATTTGCCGGCCTCGATGGCCACGGGCTCGCCCACCATCGTGACCCGACGAGGTCGTCTTTCAACCCACAGTCGGCGCTCCAATTCCACGGATGCCTCGCCTATGTTGAAGTCTCTATTGTCTCGAACCTCCGGGGTGGACGAGCAGGACCTCTCCGCCCCCTCTTCTGCACCCTCTTCCGCCTTTCCGCCGGGTCTTTTGGCGGCTAATCCCAGCTTGGCTAGTGCCGTGCCCGGATccttggtggtggtgggctCGCCCAATGATCTTCTACGCGAGGAGGAAGAGCCAGACTTAGCAAAAGAGGCTAATGGGGATTACTAG
- the LOC131877184 gene encoding uncharacterized protein LOC131877184 isoform X3, whose translation MAQRHPPPPFWGSIDPLFSRPRRPVPPPSSATSSQFIHLHDPDSDLDDAGPHEASASPVIRTQIHDTPTPPAFQVVRNLNFDPRPAPPLPPTQAILESSPDSSCSISQDLFDEGAGASDERMGSPRIETISSGGGVEKWVTPPRDEQPDLGPAPTTSSKKRRKKIGLAAKLDLVWRESQTDRLLKTHIQGVSAFSETPSDGDLCLYIDQVTDYRAFKNLTCHSSIQSDRVYQVAIQPADLPQVPWECLVSGTEIRIPFPFYTSSRLSKDDSIQVIFGIKRLEILDQAVVKSIPESTLFSWQCPCFVPHDPI comes from the exons ATGGCCCAACGCCACCCGCCGCCCCCTTTCTGGGGTTCCATCGATCCTCTTTTCTCACGGCCCCGCCGACCCGTCCCACCTCCATCCTCGGCCACCAGTAGTCAGTTTATCCACCTTCATGACCCGGATTCTGATCTGGATGATGCGGGTCCTCATGAAGCGTCGGCTTCACCCGTGATTCGTACTCAAATCCACGACACGCCCACGCCTCCGGCCTTTCAAGTGGttcgaaatttgaattttgatccCCGGCCAGCCCCGCCCCTTCCGCCCACCCAAGCTATTCTTGAATCGAGTCCGGATTCGTCATGCTCCATTAGTCAGGACTTATTTGATGAGGGGGCGGGAGCCTCGGACGAAAGGATGGGCAGTCCTCGCATTGAAACCATCAGTTCGGGGGGCGGAGTCGAGAAATGGGTCACGCCCCCTAGAGACGAACAACCTGATCTCGGCCCGG CACCCACGACGAGTTCGAAAAAACGGAGGAAGAAAATCGGCCTGGCCGCCAAGTTGGATCTCGTTTGGCGGGAAAGTCAAACGGATCGACTTCTCAAGACCCACATCCAAGGCGTATCCGCCTTTTCGGAAACACCATCCGATGGTGACCTGTGTCTGTACATCGATCAAGTCACGGATTATCGGGCTTTCAAGAACCTCACGTGTCATAGTTCCATTCAATCAGATCGTGTCTACCAAGTCGCCATCCAACCCGCCGATCTACCTCAAGTCCCTTGGGAATGCCTCGTATCGGGCACCGAAATTCGAATTCCTTTCCCTTTTTATACGTCTTCCCGTCTGTCCAAAGACGACTCGATTCAAGTGATATTCGGGATCAAACGACTTGAGATTCTTGATCAAGCCGTGGTCAAATCCATCCCGGAATCGACGCTATTTTCTTGGCAGTGTCCGTGCTTTGTTCCTCATGATCCAATATAG
- the LOC131877178 gene encoding D-2-hydroxyglutarate dehydrogenase, mitochondrial-like isoform X2, with translation MLGRSARQIRSMLRARSSVSLSTGQDVELTSQRYPDLRRKPFGQVGPSEIARFQAILDSNRVITDPTELDGYNTDWMRISRGQGQVVLKPKTTAEVSQILRYCSEQNLAVCPQGGNTGLVGGSIPVFDEVIVNTSLMNKIESLDINSSVVTVQAGVILEQLDRHLADHDLLVPLDLGAKGSCQIGGNVSTNAGGLRLLRYGSLQGSILGLEVVLPNGEILDCLSQLKKDNTGYHLKHLFIGSEGTLGFVTKVAIQCPPRPKAVNVAFLGMTSFESVLRTFKEARSNLGEILSSCEFIDAEAMKCVTGNLELTCPIDPQAFYMLIETSGSRSNHDEEKLTEFLEALMSDGTVVDGTVASSEAQIQKIWPLRERLAEALLRDGYCYKYDISLPLDVFYDSVIAMKERLGSRVIRCIGYGHVGDGNMHLNITTKEYDDQVMQLIEPFLYEWTSHHKGSISAEHEFASWFIMSREREPENPEDDITIPRAAMNKMIKELCPNTRVANDARELILNCSTEFIHLLSSESNEMCNNQLKKTISAEHVLMVRWNEG, from the exons ATGTTGGGAAGGTCAGCAAGGCAGATCCGGTCAATGCTACGGGCTCGGTCATCGGTTAGTTTATCCACTGGTCAAGACGTCGAATTAACAAGTCAGCGATATCCTGATTTAAGACGAAAGCCCTTTGGCCAGGTCGGACCCTCCGAAATAGCCCGTTTCCAAGCGATACTGGACTCGAATCGAGTCATCACCGATCCCACTGAACTAGATG GATATAATACCGATTGGATGAGGATCTCTAGAGGTCAAGGTCAAGTGGTGCTCAAGCCCAAAACCACGGCTGAAGTCTCGCAAATCCTGCGGTATTGTTCTGAGCAGAATTTAGCTGTCTGTCCTCAAGGAGGCAACACCGGATTAGTGGGCGGGTCTATTCCCGTGTTCGATGAAGTGATAGTCAATACTTCGCTCATGAATAAAATTGAGA GCTTGGATATCAATTCGTCCGTGGTGACGGTTCAAGCCGGAGTGATATTGGAGCAATTGGATCGCCATCTGGCAGATCATGATTTATTGGTCCCATTGGATTTGGGAGCCAAGGGTAGTTGTCAGATTGGGGGCAATGTGTCTACCAATGCTGGAGGGTTGAGACTGTTGCGATACGGGAGTTTGCAAGGTTCGATCTTGGGATTGGAAGTGGTTCTGCCCAATGGCGAGATCCTGGATTGCTTGAGCCAATTGAAGAAGGATAATACGGGATATCACCTGAAACATCTCTTCATTGGATCCGAGG GCACTTTGGGATTTGTTACCAAAGTGGCAATCCAATGTCCACCCAGACCGAAAGCGGTGAATGTGGCTTTCCTGGGTATGACCTCGTTTGAGAGTGTGTTGAGGACATTTAAAGAG GCAAGGTCGAATTTGGGCGAGATCCTGTCATCATGCGAGTTCATTGATGCCGAAGCCATGAAGTGTGTGACCGGGAACCTTGAGTTGACTTGTCCCATTGATCCTCAAGCCTTCTACATGCTTATTGAAACTTCGGGATCCAG ATCGAACCACGATGAAGAGAAACTCACCGAGTTTCTCGAGGCCTTAATGTCAGATGGAACCGTTGTGGATGGAACCGTGGCTTCTTCAGAGGCTCAAATCCAAAAAATCTGGCCGTTACGCGAACGACTCGCGGAAGCCCTACTTCGAGATGGATATTGCTACAAATACGACATCTCTTTACCTCTAGACGTGTTTTATGACAG CGTAATAGCAATGAAAGAGCGATTGGGATCGCGAGTGATTCGCTGCATCGGATATGGCCACGTGGGAGATGGAAATATGCATTTAAACATCACCACCAAGGAATATGATGACCAGGTTATGCAACTCATTGAGCCGTTTCTTTACGAGTGGACCAGTCACCACAAGGGCAGCATCAGTGCCGAACATG AGTTCGCTTCTTGGTTCATCATGAGTCGTGAGCGTGAACCTGAGAACCCCGAGGATGATATCACGATCCCGCGGGCCGCTATGAACAAGATGATCAAGGAGTTGTGTCCGAATACGCGAGTGGCCAATGATGCCCGGGAATTGATCTTGAACTGCTCAACCGAATTCATTCATCTGCTGAGTTCGGAATCTAACGAAATGTGCAACAACCAACTGAAGAAAACCATCAGTGCCGAACACGTGCTTATGG TGCGATGGAATGAAGGTTGA
- the LOC131877186 gene encoding uncharacterized protein LOC131877186, whose product MCLQAMKMAGHGYNLRSGRRRSSPHQQTFILPTKVKPVPPKINVPPPVVLDYQQLIPHPADQCPETNHNDHELLLHHSNPVFPFLIALLLYHRPILDLWFSTRN is encoded by the exons ATGTGTCTGCAGGCCATGAAGATGGCCGGTCACGGCTACAATCTTCGAAGTGGTCGCAGAAGGTCTTCGCCACATCAACAAACATTCATCCTTCCCACCAAAGTTAAACCAGTCCCACCTAAGATCAATGTTCCACCTCCTGTGGTCCTTGACTATCAGCAACTAATTCCTCATCCTGCCGATCAATGCCCAGAAACCAATCATAACGACCATGAACTGCTTCTTCATCATAGCAATCCCGTGTTCCCATTCTTGATTGCACTTCTCCTGTATCATCGACCCATTCTGGATTTATGG TTTTCAACCCGGAATTGA
- the LOC131877178 gene encoding D-2-hydroxyglutarate dehydrogenase, mitochondrial-like isoform X1: MLGRSARQIRSMLRARSSVSLSTGQDVELTSQRYPDLRRKPFGQVGPSEIARFQAILDSNRVITDPTELDGYNTDWMRISRGQGQVVLKPKTTAEVSQILRYCSEQNLAVCPQGGNTGLVGGSIPVFDEVIVNTSLMNKIESLDINSSVVTVQAGVILEQLDRHLADHDLLVPLDLGAKGSCQIGGNVSTNAGGLRLLRYGSLQGSILGLEVVLPNGEILDCLSQLKKDNTGYHLKHLFIGSEGTLGFVTKVAIQCPPRPKAVNVAFLGMTSFESVLRTFKEARSNLGEILSSCEFIDAEAMKCVTGNLELTCPIDPQAFYMLIETSGSRSNHDEEKLTEFLEALMSDGTVVDGTVASSEAQIQKIWPLRERLAEALLRDGYCYKYDISLPLDVFYDSVIAMKERLGSRVIRCIGYGHVGDGNMHLNITTKEYDDQVMQLIEPFLYEWTSHHKGSISAEHEFASWFIMSREREPENPEDDITIPRAAMNKMIKELCPNTRVANDARELILNCSTEFIHLLSSESNEMCNNQLKKTISAEHVLMALDSLGFSDFKKDCEEVLTECKDVAAKRRRQSTRLENLGIPEEELLRQQQELFARARAAAAEQDMQMQLQNQANPENPTNHLAMPGHQAPSTSSILPPPTPLPQPSLNLGSSNSTHADNDEDDYS, from the exons ATGTTGGGAAGGTCAGCAAGGCAGATCCGGTCAATGCTACGGGCTCGGTCATCGGTTAGTTTATCCACTGGTCAAGACGTCGAATTAACAAGTCAGCGATATCCTGATTTAAGACGAAAGCCCTTTGGCCAGGTCGGACCCTCCGAAATAGCCCGTTTCCAAGCGATACTGGACTCGAATCGAGTCATCACCGATCCCACTGAACTAGATG GATATAATACCGATTGGATGAGGATCTCTAGAGGTCAAGGTCAAGTGGTGCTCAAGCCCAAAACCACGGCTGAAGTCTCGCAAATCCTGCGGTATTGTTCTGAGCAGAATTTAGCTGTCTGTCCTCAAGGAGGCAACACCGGATTAGTGGGCGGGTCTATTCCCGTGTTCGATGAAGTGATAGTCAATACTTCGCTCATGAATAAAATTGAGA GCTTGGATATCAATTCGTCCGTGGTGACGGTTCAAGCCGGAGTGATATTGGAGCAATTGGATCGCCATCTGGCAGATCATGATTTATTGGTCCCATTGGATTTGGGAGCCAAGGGTAGTTGTCAGATTGGGGGCAATGTGTCTACCAATGCTGGAGGGTTGAGACTGTTGCGATACGGGAGTTTGCAAGGTTCGATCTTGGGATTGGAAGTGGTTCTGCCCAATGGCGAGATCCTGGATTGCTTGAGCCAATTGAAGAAGGATAATACGGGATATCACCTGAAACATCTCTTCATTGGATCCGAGG GCACTTTGGGATTTGTTACCAAAGTGGCAATCCAATGTCCACCCAGACCGAAAGCGGTGAATGTGGCTTTCCTGGGTATGACCTCGTTTGAGAGTGTGTTGAGGACATTTAAAGAG GCAAGGTCGAATTTGGGCGAGATCCTGTCATCATGCGAGTTCATTGATGCCGAAGCCATGAAGTGTGTGACCGGGAACCTTGAGTTGACTTGTCCCATTGATCCTCAAGCCTTCTACATGCTTATTGAAACTTCGGGATCCAG ATCGAACCACGATGAAGAGAAACTCACCGAGTTTCTCGAGGCCTTAATGTCAGATGGAACCGTTGTGGATGGAACCGTGGCTTCTTCAGAGGCTCAAATCCAAAAAATCTGGCCGTTACGCGAACGACTCGCGGAAGCCCTACTTCGAGATGGATATTGCTACAAATACGACATCTCTTTACCTCTAGACGTGTTTTATGACAG CGTAATAGCAATGAAAGAGCGATTGGGATCGCGAGTGATTCGCTGCATCGGATATGGCCACGTGGGAGATGGAAATATGCATTTAAACATCACCACCAAGGAATATGATGACCAGGTTATGCAACTCATTGAGCCGTTTCTTTACGAGTGGACCAGTCACCACAAGGGCAGCATCAGTGCCGAACATG AGTTCGCTTCTTGGTTCATCATGAGTCGTGAGCGTGAACCTGAGAACCCCGAGGATGATATCACGATCCCGCGGGCCGCTATGAACAAGATGATCAAGGAGTTGTGTCCGAATACGCGAGTGGCCAATGATGCCCGGGAATTGATCTTGAACTGCTCAACCGAATTCATTCATCTGCTGAGTTCGGAATCTAACGAAATGTGCAACAACCAACTGAAGAAAACCATCAGTGCCGAACACGTGCTTATGG CCCTAGATTCTTTGGGCTTCAGCGATTTCAAGAAGGACTGCGAAGAAGTGCTCACGGAGTGCAAGGACGTGGCAGCCAAACGAAGGCGCCAGAGTACCAGACTCGAGAATCTCGGCATCCCTGAAGAGGAGCTGTTACGCCAACAACAGGAACTCTTTGCCCGTGCTCGTGCGGCGGCTGCCGAGCAAGATATGCAGATGCAATTGCAAAACCAAGCCAATCCGGAGAATCCCACCAACCACTTGGCCATGCCTGGCCATCAAGCTCCTTCCACCTCATCCATCCTGCCCCCTCCTACA CCTCTTCCGCAGCCCAGTCTCAATTTGGGGAGTTCCAATTCCACACATGCTGACAACGACGAGGACGACTACTCCTGA
- the LOC131877184 gene encoding uncharacterized protein LOC131877184 isoform X2, producing MAQRHPPPPFWGSIDPLFSRPRRPVPPPSSATSSQFIHLHDPDSDLDDAGPHEASASPVIRTQIHDTPTPPAFQVVRNLNFDPRPAPPLPPTQAILESSPDSSCSISQDLFDEGAGASDERMGSPRIETISSGGGVEKWVTPPRDEQPDLGPAEFQAPTTSSKKRRKKIGLAAKLDLVWRESQTDRLLKTHIQGVSAFSETPSDGDLCLYIDQVTDYRAFKNLTCHSSIQSDRVYQVAIQPADLPQVPWECLVSGTEIRIPFPFYTSSRLSKDDSIQVIFGIKRLEILDQAVVKSIPESTLFSWQCPCFVPHDPI from the exons ATGGCCCAACGCCACCCGCCGCCCCCTTTCTGGGGTTCCATCGATCCTCTTTTCTCACGGCCCCGCCGACCCGTCCCACCTCCATCCTCGGCCACCAGTAGTCAGTTTATCCACCTTCATGACCCGGATTCTGATCTGGATGATGCGGGTCCTCATGAAGCGTCGGCTTCACCCGTGATTCGTACTCAAATCCACGACACGCCCACGCCTCCGGCCTTTCAAGTGGttcgaaatttgaattttgatccCCGGCCAGCCCCGCCCCTTCCGCCCACCCAAGCTATTCTTGAATCGAGTCCGGATTCGTCATGCTCCATTAGTCAGGACTTATTTGATGAGGGGGCGGGAGCCTCGGACGAAAGGATGGGCAGTCCTCGCATTGAAACCATCAGTTCGGGGGGCGGAGTCGAGAAATGGGTCACGCCCCCTAGAGACGAACAACCTGATCTCGGCCCGG CCGAATTCCAAGCACCCACGACGAGTTCGAAAAAACGGAGGAAGAAAATCGGCCTGGCCGCCAAGTTGGATCTCGTTTGGCGGGAAAGTCAAACGGATCGACTTCTCAAGACCCACATCCAAGGCGTATCCGCCTTTTCGGAAACACCATCCGATGGTGACCTGTGTCTGTACATCGATCAAGTCACGGATTATCGGGCTTTCAAGAACCTCACGTGTCATAGTTCCATTCAATCAGATCGTGTCTACCAAGTCGCCATCCAACCCGCCGATCTACCTCAAGTCCCTTGGGAATGCCTCGTATCGGGCACCGAAATTCGAATTCCTTTCCCTTTTTATACGTCTTCCCGTCTGTCCAAAGACGACTCGATTCAAGTGATATTCGGGATCAAACGACTTGAGATTCTTGATCAAGCCGTGGTCAAATCCATCCCGGAATCGACGCTATTTTCTTGGCAGTGTCCGTGCTTTGTTCCTCATGATCCAATATAG